One window of the Natrinema sp. CBA1119 genome contains the following:
- a CDS encoding Vms1/Ankzf1 family peptidyl-tRNA hydrolase yields the protein MSLSNYELHERLDRLSSASADRDVLVTLTVPPEESIGEARQPVETDYAEATQLDEQSAPRPLVDALENIRSRLNDYDEIPETGLAIYAGVVDGDLVSATFDDLPVPIDESRYEHGNEFDLEPLEDLTEPDSTYGLLVVERGGAALGRLDDEGVDPIETFNSTVPGKSSAGGQSAERFERDRERQKREFFDEVAERAEMEFLGNDPADGVLLGGTTGTVEDFREEADLDHRLEDRLVGEYAVEYASEQGLRQLAAKGEEAIEERDRGAVRETLSDFFERVRDDEEPVAYGHDEVDDALAYDAVGTLLLSTGLEAPELQEFGDRTAEQGGETVVIPDDFPDGDRFREAFDGVGALLRFPID from the coding sequence ATGTCTCTCTCGAACTACGAACTCCACGAGCGACTCGACCGTCTCTCGAGCGCGTCGGCGGACCGCGACGTCCTCGTCACGCTGACCGTCCCGCCCGAGGAATCGATCGGCGAGGCACGACAGCCCGTCGAGACCGACTACGCCGAGGCGACCCAACTCGACGAGCAGTCGGCTCCCAGACCGCTGGTCGACGCCCTCGAGAACATCCGGAGCCGCCTGAACGACTACGACGAGATTCCGGAGACCGGGCTGGCGATTTACGCCGGCGTCGTCGACGGCGACCTCGTCTCCGCGACGTTCGATGACCTTCCCGTTCCAATCGACGAGTCGCGCTACGAGCACGGCAACGAGTTCGATCTCGAGCCCCTCGAGGACCTCACGGAGCCCGACTCGACCTACGGCCTGCTCGTCGTCGAGCGCGGCGGGGCCGCGCTGGGCCGGCTGGACGACGAGGGCGTCGACCCGATCGAGACGTTCAACAGCACCGTCCCGGGAAAATCGAGCGCCGGTGGGCAGTCCGCCGAACGGTTCGAGCGCGATCGCGAGCGTCAGAAGCGCGAGTTCTTCGACGAGGTCGCCGAGCGCGCCGAAATGGAGTTTCTCGGCAATGATCCGGCCGATGGGGTCCTGCTCGGGGGCACCACCGGCACCGTCGAGGATTTTCGCGAGGAAGCCGATCTCGATCACCGACTCGAGGACCGCCTCGTCGGCGAGTACGCCGTCGAGTACGCCTCCGAACAGGGCCTTCGTCAGCTCGCGGCGAAGGGTGAAGAGGCGATCGAGGAGCGCGACCGCGGAGCCGTTCGCGAGACGCTGTCAGACTTCTTCGAGCGAGTCCGCGACGACGAGGAACCCGTCGCCTACGGGCACGACGAGGTCGACGATGCCCTCGCATACGACGCGGTCGGGACGCTACTGCTCTCGACGGGGCTCGAGGCCCCCGAACTGCAGGAGTTCGGCGACCGTACGGCCGAGCAGGGTGGCGAGACCGTCGTCATTCCGGACGACTTCCCGGACGGGGATCGATTCCGCGAGGCGTTCGACGGCGTCGGCGCGCTGTTGCGGTTCCCGATAGACTGA